Genomic segment of Candidatus Marsarchaeota archaeon:
GCCGCAGCGCTCATGAAGAGCATGCACTTGACGGACTGCAAGCTTGAGGTTAAGGGTGTTGACGAGAAGCGCCAATCCGCTACAGTGCGCATAACGTGCGGTGAAGGCGGAGATCGCGTGTCCTTCGACAAGACAATACACGTGAAGTTCCTTAGGACAATGTGTCAGTTGTGCTATAGGCGGAGCTCCGGCTACTATGAAGCACTTGTGCAACTGCGCGGGAGCCCGCGGAACGTCGAGACGATAGCAGAGAGCATCACGAAATTTGTTGAGGCCCGAAATGGAGTAATAACGCGAACGGAGCGCGTTCCTCATGGCTACAACATGTACATTGTTGACAAGGAGCTGGCCAATGCGTACTTCATGATGCACAGGTCCCTTTCGCCGCACCGCTCTTACAAGCTGTTCGGCGTGAAGAAGGGCAAGCGCCTTTTCAGGAACATATATTCGCTGCACCTTGCCTGACCCTGTTCAGCCCCTGAAGATAGGCCTCTTCGACAGGAGCATGGGCAGCGACATCTTCGCCTTCGGCATTTCACCCACAGCCTTTAGGATCTCGCTCTCCAGCTCCTTCGCATCCATCTCCTTCCGCCCACCAGTATTCCTTATCCTCACAGCAAGCTTTCCGGATTTTGCCTCCTTGTCGCCCACGATGCAGATGTACGGAACCCACTCCTGCTCCGCGTTCCTCACTTTCTTGTCCAGGGTTGCGTTCGTGTCGTCCACATCAGCCCTGACCCCATTGGCAATCATGGCTTCTGATATCTGCACGCACTTTTCAACGTGTTTGTCCGATATGGGCAGGAGCCTTACCTGCGTGGGCGACAGCCAGAGCGGCAGAGACGGCACCCTGCCTTCCTTCTCATCAATGCCCGCCTTCTCGAGCAATGCGTAAATCACCCTCTCTATTGCGCCGCTGGGAGAATCGTGGAGCACTATTGGATATTTCTTGTTGCCATCGCTGTCCACGTAAGCCATGCTATACCTCTTTCCGTTCTCGTGGTCCATCTGGACTGTTGACAAGGCTGTAGCCTTGTCCATCGAGTCTACCACATTGAATTCGAACTTGGGGTCGAAATACGCGTACCTGAAGTTCCACATCTCTACCAGTATGGGCTTGCCGAACCTCTTCGCAAGCTTCTCGACGAAGCCGCCGTTCTCCTTCCAGAATCCCTCGGTGAACCTGATTGCCGCCTCGTACGAATCCTTATGTATCCCTATGTCTCCTAAGACAGAGATGCAGAAATCGAACTGCCTGTTGAATTCCTCCTTGGCCTGGTCGACGTTTGCGCAGAGAGTATGCATATCCGGCATTGTGAAAGCCCTAAGCCTCTTCAATCCTGTCACCTCCCCGCTCAGCTCCCTCCTGAAGCTGTATCTGGTTATCTCGTAGAACTTGAAGGGCAATTGCTTGTATGAGACGGTCGCGTCCCTCATGAGCAAGAATTGGCCGAAGTCCCCGGAGAACCTCAAGAAGAACTCCTTGTCATCGGATTTCACTATGTAATGTCTCGCCGGGAACCGATTGAGATACTCCTTCAGTGCAGGATGGGCGTAGTCATACATTATCGGGGTCTCGACCTCTATCGCCCCGTAGTCAATGACCCTGTTGGTGACGTACCTCTCTAAAAGACCCTTTATCAGCCTACCATTGGGATAGAAGCGCATGTTCCCAGCATCCGATCCTGGCTCATAATCGACAAGCTGCAGCTTCTGCATCAGCTTTATATGGGCGGGCACCTGCTGGTAGCTCCTTACCTTAGTTATCTCGTAATCCGCGAGCTTCTTCAGTGTATCGTGCCCCTTGAAGTTGAATTCTTTGACAGGCACCATCTTTCCTTCCGGCATCAGTATGTACCAGATCGATACGACCTTCTCCTCCTGCGTCAGCGCTTCAGAAACCTCATCCTTCTCGCCCTTCTTTGCGGGAGCCGCTGCCTTATCTGATTCGGAGGCTGAATACCTTCTTGACTGCTCGGCCAGAGGATGCCCCTTTATGCTGATTTTCCAGGCCTTGTTCCAACCAAACGGCGCGCGCACGACCTCGAGTCCGCTCTTATCTGCATATCTTGCCATTCCGTCAAACAGCTCCATAGCTTTTGCGGGCGATTCGAGATTGTCGCTCAGGTGCGCGAATGGGTAAAGCACCAATGTCGGCACCTTCTGCTTAGCGGCGAACGCGACTGCCTCATCTACCGCCTTCTGGGCTGCGCCTGCCGTGTCACCCTTCTCTATTGATACAAACATAACTACGGCGTTCTTCACCTTTACGCTTCTCTCATCGCTCTTCTCATAGACCTTCAGTTCCGGCTCTATGAGCTCATAGTCCAGCTCATTCACGTCAAGCTGCAGTATCCTCATGGTAATCCCTGAGTATCAACGATAGCCATTGGTGCCAAAGTTATATTAATGTAGAAGTGGCCGTTCAAGATGCCGTAATGCTGACGCACGCGACCCTTGCTGTAATGCAGAAGAAGCACTAGATGCGCCGCGCAATGCGTCGCCATACTGTTTGGAAGTTACCGCCCGCCATAATAACACCGATATATCTTTGTGATTGCAGAGTATTTAAGTGTTCCGTGCAAACACCTCTCTCGGCTTGGCTCACGTTGACTGTATGTAGACGCATGAGACAGAGGTGTCGGCCGGGCAGTACGTCTGCGCGCTGACGTTTACTAGGTAAGAGCCGGAAGAGGCTATGCCTCCAAGCGAGCCGCTGACGTTTACCGGAGTGTACGCGGTCACGTAGCTCAGGCCTGCGTTGGTCCTTATCTCTATCACGATCTCGTGGCCCACGCCTCCGGAGAGCGTGCCCACTTCTATAGCCGCGATGTCGGGCGGCATCTCTATGAGGGTCAGCTGCTTTGCCGGATAGCCCTGCGCGCCTATGTATGTCGCGGTGTCGGCCAGCTTGCTTGCGGTCTGCTGCGCCTCTGTCGTGGCAAGCGACGAGGACGAAGTTGAGATCTGTATGAACGCTAGCACTACTATAGGCAGCAGTATTATGAGTCCAAACGAAAGCGTGACCAGCAGCTCAAGGCTGGACTGCGCCTTCGCATTGCTGTGCCTGGCATCCATCACAACTCCTCCTTGACGAACCTGTACTTGTACGTGTCGACCTTATCCTTCCTCTTGAGTATCTCGCTCCGCATCTTGTCCAGCAGCTCGCCGACCGTCCTGTCCAGCATGAAGCCCGTGTGGTCCATAGCCACCGCGCCGTATTTGCCCAATATGGCGCGCATCTTGACCTCATACCTGCTGCCCTTCAGCTTCTTTATCCTAATGGTCACGTAATCCGTCTTCAGCTTCTGCAGCTTCTCTGCCTTGTCCATGAACTCGCGCACCATCTCCCTCACTTCGTCCTCGTACTGGTATGAGTCCGCGTCGAAACCTGAGAGGATTATCCTGTTCTCGCTTATGCGCCGCCTCGATATCAGCGCCTCAAGCACGTCGCTGATCGTTATTATCCCGACCGGCTCGTTCCTTGCGGTCACTATGACGGACGATATGCGCCTCTCTATGAAATTCCTGACGCACTCCTCCAGCTTCGCCGTCTGATCGACTAGCACGGGGTTGCCCTCCATCACGCTGCCCACGGGCACGTTGGCCGGCGAATAGACCTTCGTCTTCATCTCCGGCAGGCGTTCCTGAGGCTTTGAGTATTTAGCGACTATGTCGTGATTGGTAAGCAAACCTACGAACCTTCCGTTATCCATGACGATCAGCCGATTTAGCTTATTGCCCGCCATCGCGGCCCTGGCCTGCGAAACGTTCGCGTTAACGTCTATGGCCAGCACCGGGCTCGTCATGACCTCGCTGGCCGTCATGTCCTTGAGATAGCCGAGCGAGAGCAGCATCCTGAGCAGCGTGTACCTGTCTAGCACTCCCTTTATCTTGCCATTGCCGATGAACGGCATAGCGGTGCTCTGCGATTTGTAGAAGTATGCCACCACATCGTCTATTGGGGTGCTCGCAGTTATCTTCGGGGTGCGCACCGCATACTTCTCGACTGTCGCGTTCTTCTTTATCGCGAGACTCTGATTAGACCTGTACATCGCCCTGGAGTCGACTATGCCATAGAACTCGCCGGCCTTAGTCACCACAACCGTACCGTGGCCGTCTATTATCGGGATTATTTTGGTCACTGGGGTCTTCACATCTAAAACGGGCGCCCGCGAGAGCAGCCCCTCTGGTATTACCTTATTTTCAGCCATTACAGCACCGATGCCGCACCTAGCCGCGGCGACAATACCTTAAAGCACAGAAACTATAAATAGCAGACGTTGAATAACCCTACTGCCGATGCCAGGGTGGCAGATCAGCTATGCAGCCGCCTGCAGAGCGGCGTAGGAGGGTGCAACTCCCTCCCCTGGCTTCTCAGGCGCTTTCTGCAGCGCTTTTGCCAACGCCTATCCTAATGGTCCATGCGACAAGGGTCTCGAGCAGCTCCCTTATCTTGTCCCGCGTGTGCGGGTCTGCAAGTTTCCCATCTGCGCCTATCTTCTCCTGCGCGAACGGCACGATTACTTCGGGTTTGTTGATAGGGTGCATGTCGAGGAATACGAAGACCTGCCTGAGGTGGTATTGCGCGCGTGAGCCCCCCAGCATGCTTCCCGAGGCGCTCATGATTGCTGCAGGCTTGTCCTTCAGCACGTTGTCGCTGTATGGCCTCGATGCCCAGTCGATCGCGTTCTTCAGAACTCCAGGTATGGAATAGTTGTATTCTGGCGTCGCAATCAGCACGGCATCTGCTGCACGTATCGCATCCTTGAACTCAGTGACTCTCTTCGGCATTTCGTTCTCAAGGTCCTGGTCGTAAAGTGGTATGCCGTCCAGATCGAAGATTTTAAGCTCGGCGCCCTTCGGCACCAGCTCCTTGGCTGCGCTTATCAGCGCCTTGTTGAATGAGTCCTTCCTGAGGCTTCCTGCAAATCCGATTATTTTGATTGTTTTCATTGTTACACCAGAAAAAGGGAATTGCGCCAGCAAGGCTATTAGATGTTATTGCGGGAATTTTGGAGCTCGCTACTACACGTCCAGCACTGCACTCGCCCTGTAAGTCCTCCCAACTTTCCATACTTTGAGATCGTATCTGGATACGCCCTTCACGTCGAGCTTGGCGTATCTTGGTTCCTTGTCCTTTCCTAGCAGCGTGGCGTCTGCCTTATATCCGCCATCCGTTCTTTTGAAGCTAATCCCACTCACCCCATACAGGAAGAAGCCTTCCGCATCAGCGACAGACAGCGCATCTTGCAATACATACCACAGCAGCGTGCCCAGATCCGGCGCAACGTCTCTCACAGTTATCGTTTTGGTCCTGCCTTTGCCCTTGCAAACTGCAGCTGTATCAGCAGCCGTATCAAACATAGCTAGCAATGCGTTCCTGAAGAGCATTGCTGGCGTGCCACCGCTCGCCACAAACTCAACGTCGGCCGTGTGCCCCATATACCTATAGCCTTTCCTCGGCATCTTCAGCCCTGGCGCATCTTGTGTGCGTGCTATTTATACATTGCCTGCCTATATAAACCCGTCCGATGAAGAAAAGAGTAACTACTGACAAATGATGAAGCCCATTACGGCCGAGGACAAAACGGTGCGAGCTATGGAAGGGAGGCAGGCGAAGCTCTTCGGCGTTCTAGTTCTTGTCGTCGCATTCGTAGTTTTTGCAATCAACTCGCTGCGTGCGACGCAGTTCAGCATACAAGACAACAACCCGGCCTCGTATGTTATAGTCGTAATGCTGATGCTGCCTTTAGCCATAATATTCGCGCTGAAGGAGGATCTGCATTTCGGGTTTACCGCAAAGGGCACTGCAATCGGCGTCTCCGCGTTTCTTGTATATGTTGTTGCGGTTTCGTACCTCCGCGCAAGCCTCTCGTTCGTATTCCAAGCGTATCGCATCGATGCCTTACTGTTCCCGTTGATACTCGTATCATTAATATCGCTGCTCTTCGGCACCGGCGGATTGTCAAAGATGAAGTTTCCTATAATATATTCGATATTCGCCAGCCCGATACTGCTGATTCCTGTGATGCTGCTGAACGGCGGCTTTGCCTCCGCCAACGCATACTTGATATTCAATGTCCTCAAGGCACTCGGCAT
This window contains:
- a CDS encoding 60S ribosomal export protein NMD3; protein product: MIKYCPTCNRSSNEARFIGEFCEFCVADKISASILSSAEVEKCRSCGRIRAPEGFVDMDDATLAAALMKSMHLTDCKLEVKGVDEKRQSATVRITCGEGGDRVSFDKTIHVKFLRTMCQLCYRRSSGYYEALVQLRGSPRNVETIAESITKFVEARNGVITRTERVPHGYNMYIVDKELANAYFMMHRSLSPHRSYKLFGVKKGKRLFRNIYSLHLA
- a CDS encoding threonine--tRNA ligase, with protein sequence MRILQLDVNELDYELIEPELKVYEKSDERSVKVKNAVVMFVSIEKGDTAGAAQKAVDEAVAFAAKQKVPTLVLYPFAHLSDNLESPAKAMELFDGMARYADKSGLEVVRAPFGWNKAWKISIKGHPLAEQSRRYSASESDKAAAPAKKGEKDEVSEALTQEEKVVSIWYILMPEGKMVPVKEFNFKGHDTLKKLADYEITKVRSYQQVPAHIKLMQKLQLVDYEPGSDAGNMRFYPNGRLIKGLLERYVTNRVIDYGAIEVETPIMYDYAHPALKEYLNRFPARHYIVKSDDKEFFLRFSGDFGQFLLMRDATVSYKQLPFKFYEITRYSFRRELSGEVTGLKRLRAFTMPDMHTLCANVDQAKEEFNRQFDFCISVLGDIGIHKDSYEAAIRFTEGFWKENGGFVEKLAKRFGKPILVEMWNFRYAYFDPKFEFNVVDSMDKATALSTVQMDHENGKRYSMAYVDSDGNKKYPIVLHDSPSGAIERVIYALLEKAGIDEKEGRVPSLPLWLSPTQVRLLPISDKHVEKCVQISEAMIANGVRADVDDTNATLDKKVRNAEQEWVPYICIVGDKEAKSGKLAVRIRNTGGRKEMDAKELESEILKAVGEMPKAKMSLPMLLSKRPIFRG
- a CDS encoding CBS domain-containing protein, with amino-acid sequence MAENKVIPEGLLSRAPVLDVKTPVTKIIPIIDGHGTVVVTKAGEFYGIVDSRAMYRSNQSLAIKKNATVEKYAVRTPKITASTPIDDVVAYFYKSQSTAMPFIGNGKIKGVLDRYTLLRMLLSLGYLKDMTASEVMTSPVLAIDVNANVSQARAAMAGNKLNRLIVMDNGRFVGLLTNHDIVAKYSKPQERLPEMKTKVYSPANVPVGSVMEGNPVLVDQTAKLEECVRNFIERRISSVIVTARNEPVGIITISDVLEALISRRRISENRIILSGFDADSYQYEDEVREMVREFMDKAEKLQKLKTDYVTIRIKKLKGSRYEVKMRAILGKYGAVAMDHTGFMLDRTVGELLDKMRSEILKRKDKVDTYKYRFVKEEL
- a CDS encoding NAD(P)H-dependent oxidoreductase, with the translated sequence MKTIKIIGFAGSLRKDSFNKALISAAKELVPKGAELKIFDLDGIPLYDQDLENEMPKRVTEFKDAIRAADAVLIATPEYNYSIPGVLKNAIDWASRPYSDNVLKDKPAAIMSASGSMLGGSRAQYHLRQVFVFLDMHPINKPEVIVPFAQEKIGADGKLADPHTRDKIRELLETLVAWTIRIGVGKSAAESA
- a CDS encoding archease, which produces MPRKGYRYMGHTADVEFVASGGTPAMLFRNALLAMFDTAADTAAVCKGKGRTKTITVRDVAPDLGTLLWYVLQDALSVADAEGFFLYGVSGISFKRTDGGYKADATLLGKDKEPRYAKLDVKGVSRYDLKVWKVGRTYRASAVLDV